The Terriglobales bacterium genome contains a region encoding:
- a CDS encoding CpsD/CapB family tyrosine-protein kinase, whose product MHKRMFASERIPQLVRLESGGLDLDCAEPIQIVTRPQKLVAVTEPCSVAAEKFRNLAIRLRNFQKRQQLKTLLITSSIKGEGKSVVSANLAVTLAQGQRTLLVDCDLHQSGLRDVLGTSGQAGIAEWWRQSTSAISFVRRMQDVPLWYLPAGQGSEHPLEILQSDRFSELLNEFSTWFDWIVLDSPPLVPVADSAALAVHIDGTLLVVRQANTPKPLLKEALKTENLKLLGIVANDWQGVEQSYYSQYYRGYISHRQIASNDRPQLSTSLDPEF is encoded by the coding sequence GTGCACAAACGAATGTTTGCATCGGAGCGAATTCCTCAACTTGTGCGACTTGAGAGTGGAGGTCTGGACTTAGATTGCGCTGAGCCGATTCAAATTGTGACCCGCCCTCAAAAGTTAGTGGCCGTTACAGAACCATGCTCCGTCGCCGCTGAGAAGTTCCGCAACTTGGCGATCCGCCTGAGAAACTTTCAAAAGCGGCAGCAACTGAAAACACTCCTGATCACCAGCAGCATTAAAGGAGAAGGCAAAAGTGTTGTTTCTGCCAATCTGGCTGTGACACTTGCCCAGGGTCAACGTACGCTGCTGGTAGATTGTGACCTGCATCAATCGGGTTTGCGAGATGTGCTAGGAACATCTGGTCAAGCTGGCATTGCCGAGTGGTGGAGACAGTCAACCTCTGCGATCAGCTTCGTGCGGAGAATGCAAGATGTTCCGCTTTGGTATTTACCGGCAGGGCAAGGAAGCGAGCATCCACTAGAAATCCTGCAGTCCGATCGATTCTCTGAACTGCTTAATGAGTTCTCAACATGGTTCGATTGGATAGTTCTCGATTCCCCTCCGTTGGTGCCGGTTGCAGATTCCGCTGCTCTCGCAGTCCATATCGACGGCACACTGCTGGTGGTCCGGCAGGCCAATACACCGAAACCGCTCTTGAAAGAAGCATTGAAAACTGAAAATCTCAAGCTGCTGGGTATCGTGGCTAACGACTGGCAAGGCGTTGAGCAGAGCTATTATTCGCAGTACTACAGAGGCTATATTTCCCATCGTCAAATAGCTTCAAATGATCGCCCGCAACTATCAACCTCCTTGGACCCTGAATTCTGA
- the asnB gene encoding asparagine synthase (glutamine-hydrolyzing), with product MCGIAGIIGIPGSYIADAADIHRMCQTLVHRGPDDEGIYVNDCAGLGMRRLSIIDLCSGHQPIHNEDRSVWIVFNGEIYNFAELRPQLEAQGHRFYTNSDTEVIVHLYEQYGADCVQFLRGMFAFAVWDDVNKRLLLARDRFGKKPLHYAFVKDQLLFGSEIKTLLAAAPELADVSPEGISNFFCFGYIPDPLTAFKKIEKLPPGHLLEFSKGKISVRQYWDLPVYSEYEPRSEEECLERMEHELTEAVRIRLISDVPLGALLSGGVDSSTVVALMARLGVGKVKTFSIGFSHEDFNEAEHARAVARKFDTEHHELYVEPEIEQTVNTLSGFLEEPFGDSSIVPTYHVCRLARQHVTVALSGDGGDELLAGYGRYTSHLRRRWVGLLPLFPFGIGSLYRKYIHPHVPMGWLGRRFVFNLSLPSRMRYLDSISVLPAGDRERSLFTEEFLEHANGMNPYSTVEKYTSQPGADRLNELLYLDTKTYLPGDILTKVDRMSMATSLEMRAPLLDHQFAEWAARLSSRWKLRHGQSKYILKKLAERLGVPGDVLYRQKQGFSMPLVHWFRQQPMPALLEVLLEPKTIQRGYVSEAGVRQRLEEHRNGVRDRSCELWHLLVFELWHRNFLESASYIDNPERCNGRHSSERELASLLNFNKSVAAEVA from the coding sequence ATGTGTGGCATAGCAGGAATCATCGGCATCCCCGGCAGTTATATTGCCGACGCAGCCGACATTCATCGGATGTGTCAGACGCTCGTCCATCGCGGACCGGACGACGAGGGCATTTACGTCAACGATTGCGCTGGGCTGGGAATGCGCCGCCTAAGCATAATTGACCTTTGCAGTGGTCACCAACCAATCCACAACGAAGATCGCAGTGTTTGGATCGTCTTCAACGGAGAAATTTATAACTTCGCAGAGCTACGTCCGCAGCTTGAGGCACAGGGCCACCGCTTCTACACCAACAGCGATACAGAAGTAATCGTTCACTTGTATGAGCAGTACGGCGCCGATTGTGTCCAGTTCCTTCGAGGGATGTTCGCTTTCGCAGTATGGGACGATGTCAACAAACGGTTATTACTCGCCCGCGACCGCTTCGGGAAAAAGCCGCTCCACTACGCGTTTGTTAAAGATCAGCTGCTGTTCGGATCTGAGATAAAGACGCTGCTGGCGGCCGCTCCGGAATTGGCCGATGTAAGTCCAGAAGGCATATCGAACTTCTTCTGCTTCGGGTACATCCCGGATCCGCTCACAGCCTTTAAGAAAATTGAGAAGCTCCCGCCTGGACACCTGCTCGAGTTCAGCAAGGGCAAAATCAGCGTCCGACAATATTGGGATCTGCCGGTCTACAGTGAATACGAGCCACGTTCAGAAGAAGAATGCCTGGAGCGGATGGAGCACGAACTAACAGAGGCCGTCCGAATTCGATTGATCAGCGATGTTCCCTTAGGAGCGCTCCTAAGCGGCGGAGTGGATTCCTCGACCGTAGTCGCACTGATGGCCCGCCTTGGAGTGGGTAAAGTCAAAACATTTTCGATTGGCTTTTCTCATGAAGACTTCAATGAAGCAGAGCACGCCCGGGCAGTCGCTCGAAAGTTTGATACGGAACACCATGAACTCTATGTCGAACCTGAGATTGAGCAAACGGTCAACACACTCTCCGGATTTCTAGAAGAGCCGTTTGGCGATTCCTCGATCGTGCCCACTTACCACGTTTGTAGGTTGGCACGGCAACATGTGACAGTCGCGCTTAGCGGAGATGGGGGCGACGAGCTCCTAGCCGGATATGGGCGCTACACTTCGCACTTGCGCCGCCGCTGGGTTGGTTTGCTTCCCCTCTTTCCGTTTGGCATTGGCTCCTTGTATCGCAAATATATCCATCCCCACGTTCCAATGGGTTGGCTTGGTAGACGATTTGTCTTCAATCTTTCACTACCGTCACGAATGCGCTACTTGGACAGTATCTCGGTATTACCTGCCGGTGATCGTGAACGATCGCTCTTTACTGAAGAATTCCTAGAGCATGCGAATGGCATGAATCCATACAGCACGGTTGAGAAATATACCTCACAGCCTGGCGCTGATCGACTAAACGAGCTGCTCTACTTAGATACGAAGACTTACTTGCCTGGAGACATTCTGACCAAGGTGGACCGCATGAGTATGGCAACCTCGTTGGAAATGCGGGCTCCGTTGCTTGACCACCAATTCGCGGAGTGGGCGGCCAGGTTGTCATCTCGCTGGAAGCTGCGCCATGGGCAGTCGAAATACATCCTCAAGAAACTCGCAGAGCGGCTGGGAGTGCCTGGAGACGTTCTATACCGGCAAAAGCAGGGATTCTCCATGCCTCTGGTTCACTGGTTCCGGCAACAACCGATGCCAGCATTGTTAGAGGTTCTTCTTGAACCGAAAACAATCCAGCGCGGATATGTAAGCGAGGCGGGAGTGCGACAACGCCTTGAAGAACACCGGAATGGAGTTCGCGACCGCTCCTGTGAACTCTGGCATCTGCTGGTCTTTGAACTCTGGCATAGAAATTTTCTTGAATCCGCTTCTTACATAGACAATCCAGAGCGTTGCAATGGCCGGCATTCTTCCGAGAGAGAGCTCGCCTCGCTCTTGAACTTCAACAAGAGCGTGGCGGCAGAAGTCGCCTGA
- a CDS encoding glycosyltransferase, whose product MTQLHKPIGIRTKTTQYPRRPLRILHLVESLDVGGTEKQAVQTALRQAAAGCDVTVACLRSEGPLLGVLQEAGIPVREFRKRRKLLSLGGLRQLFRLIFFLRQRRFDVLHSHHLMSNLLGVPAARLAGTPRIISSRRYLDLEWWSGRQRTRIAGLIYKVSHHVVVNSASIRDLLVHRDGIKAEKIAVLPNGIDIERFSNATHARHKAPELSSLSTTSQIVAVLANMYSPVKGHSTLIKAAIEVCRDFPNVIFALIGDGKERGKLEKEVRDAGLGNNFLFLGSRNDVPELLACCDIAVLPSDSEGFPNAVLEAMAAHLPVIATSVGGVPEIIESGVTGLLVPPADPLALSAAILRLLNDQGLRHRLADAGHKHVIEHFSFERLISSLEALYTESPELRSANRDLEPNLDGSTVKVRLAIHASE is encoded by the coding sequence ATGACACAGCTGCACAAACCGATCGGTATTCGCACAAAGACCACGCAATATCCGCGACGTCCTCTGCGGATCCTGCACCTGGTCGAAAGCTTGGACGTTGGCGGAACGGAAAAACAAGCAGTGCAAACTGCACTTCGTCAAGCCGCCGCTGGCTGCGATGTTACTGTTGCTTGCTTGCGGAGCGAAGGGCCCCTGCTGGGAGTGCTGCAAGAAGCTGGCATTCCAGTTAGAGAGTTTCGCAAAAGGCGAAAGCTCCTGTCGCTTGGAGGTCTTCGCCAGCTGTTCCGTTTGATATTCTTTCTGCGGCAGCGCCGCTTCGATGTTCTTCATTCCCACCATTTGATGTCTAACTTGCTCGGGGTGCCAGCGGCACGATTAGCTGGTACACCAAGGATCATTTCCAGTCGTCGGTACCTCGATCTGGAGTGGTGGTCTGGCCGGCAGCGGACTCGAATTGCGGGATTGATTTATAAGGTATCGCATCATGTAGTCGTAAACTCCGCGTCCATACGCGATCTTCTTGTGCATAGAGACGGGATAAAGGCCGAAAAGATCGCTGTCCTCCCTAATGGCATCGATATCGAGCGATTTTCGAACGCTACACATGCCAGACATAAGGCCCCTGAGCTTTCCTCACTCTCAACAACTTCCCAGATTGTTGCGGTACTAGCGAATATGTACAGCCCTGTCAAGGGTCACAGTACTCTGATAAAAGCTGCAATCGAAGTGTGTCGAGATTTCCCCAATGTTATCTTCGCGTTGATTGGCGACGGTAAAGAAAGGGGGAAGCTGGAGAAAGAAGTTAGAGATGCCGGCCTTGGTAACAACTTCCTTTTTCTTGGATCGAGAAACGATGTTCCTGAACTGTTGGCGTGCTGCGATATTGCGGTATTGCCCTCCGATTCAGAAGGTTTTCCAAATGCGGTGCTCGAAGCTATGGCGGCGCATCTTCCGGTAATCGCAACTTCCGTTGGCGGAGTACCGGAGATCATCGAGAGTGGAGTCACAGGCCTTCTAGTTCCTCCGGCTGATCCTTTGGCTCTTTCCGCTGCGATCCTGCGTTTGCTCAACGATCAGGGGCTTCGTCACCGGTTAGCAGATGCTGGCCACAAGCACGTCATCGAGCACTTCAGCTTTGAGCGTCTCATCAGCTCTTTGGAAGCTTTATACACGGAATCGCCGGAACTGCGTTCGGCTAATCGCGACTTAGAACCCAACCTCGATGGCTCTACTGTAAAGGTTCGACTTGCGATCCATGCCAGTGAATAA
- the galE gene encoding UDP-glucose 4-epimerase GalE codes for MERILVTGGAGYVGSACCAQLLKQGYSVDIIDNFSTGHCEAPPEQATVHECDYGDSKTLSGLLETKHFDAVFHFAAKALIPESVTNPGAFFDSNVASGIIMLETLRKYNINKFIFSSSAAVYGSPSTVPIPEEHTKNPTNSYGESKLVFEQILKWYASAYGWSVVAFRYFNACGGAMNWGERHDPETHIIPLLLQTASGRRDHFDIYGTDYPTPDGTCLRDYVHVTDIAAAHILALQKVRFSGFYAYNIGTGTSYSVKQVCESVEKVTGTKLRVRAAERRPGDPAVLCANPKKLMDEFGWRPEHSSLDEIIAGAWQWEQTACQQSVAQAA; via the coding sequence ATGGAAAGGATTTTGGTCACTGGTGGTGCTGGTTACGTTGGCTCCGCATGTTGTGCTCAGCTTTTGAAGCAGGGTTACTCGGTCGACATCATTGATAATTTCTCGACCGGGCATTGTGAAGCTCCTCCGGAGCAAGCTACGGTGCACGAATGTGATTATGGAGATTCTAAGACGCTATCCGGGCTTCTGGAGACGAAGCACTTTGATGCGGTGTTTCATTTTGCTGCCAAAGCGCTGATTCCAGAATCAGTAACAAATCCCGGAGCGTTCTTCGACTCCAATGTTGCGTCTGGAATCATAATGCTGGAAACCCTTCGGAAGTACAACATCAACAAGTTTATATTCTCGTCTTCGGCAGCAGTGTACGGTTCACCTTCGACTGTGCCTATACCCGAAGAACACACTAAGAATCCCACGAACTCATACGGCGAAAGTAAGCTGGTGTTTGAACAAATCTTGAAATGGTACGCCTCGGCATATGGCTGGTCCGTCGTTGCTTTTCGCTATTTCAATGCATGCGGAGGCGCAATGAATTGGGGAGAACGACATGACCCGGAGACACACATCATTCCTCTTCTCCTGCAAACAGCTTCAGGACGCCGCGATCACTTTGATATTTACGGCACTGACTATCCGACTCCGGACGGCACGTGTTTGCGCGACTATGTTCACGTGACTGACATTGCGGCCGCGCACATTCTAGCGCTGCAAAAGGTGCGGTTTTCCGGCTTCTATGCGTACAACATTGGCACCGGAACAAGCTACTCAGTGAAGCAAGTTTGCGAAAGCGTTGAGAAGGTTACAGGCACAAAACTCAGAGTACGAGCGGCAGAACGACGGCCAGGTGATCCAGCTGTTCTGTGCGCGAATCCCAAAAAGCTTATGGACGAATTTGGATGGCGGCCAGAGCACTCTTCGCTCGACGAAATTATTGCTGGGGCGTGGCAGTGGGAGCAAACTGCCTGCCAACAATCTGTGGCCCAGGCAGCGTGA
- a CDS encoding O-antigen ligase family protein yields the protein MLRKTRIPWTLETKLVALLSAWFLVGIPFAFWKSGSLDVFAYVWAKTVLVYLLLTLTLTTLNRIYVLLWAILLSELLATGFSILQPSRALWVGERIYGANTGFLGWNFLGIAAAMTIPYIAVIFITRRSALSTSLLAATSLCMLWMLILTASRGGFLNVIFSVVLTTVLLLRGSSRGRIVGMCIAAVLLMGVVFAPPVFWDRLGTLWNSSDTPAYTGQFRSELEELAAEESTEGRMELLHRSIQYTLEHPIFGLGLGNFNLVSGAQHSGEPNAWMGTHNTFTQISSEAGLPAVILYVVLLSAAIRKMYRIRRTARKCLHRPELALMASATLVSLLSFAFGACVAHLAYDYYFFYIVAIAAALRCIARKSDPSISSRREQVENAVRVPTLAQ from the coding sequence ATGCTGAGAAAGACCCGTATCCCATGGACTCTCGAAACCAAACTCGTCGCATTGCTCAGTGCCTGGTTTCTAGTCGGAATACCTTTTGCGTTCTGGAAAAGCGGCAGCCTGGATGTTTTTGCCTATGTGTGGGCTAAAACCGTCCTTGTTTATTTACTACTCACGCTGACATTGACCACGCTCAACAGAATTTATGTGTTGCTCTGGGCGATTCTTCTGAGTGAGTTGCTGGCGACTGGCTTTTCAATACTTCAGCCGTCAAGAGCCCTCTGGGTAGGCGAGCGCATTTATGGGGCAAATACCGGGTTTCTTGGGTGGAACTTCCTCGGGATTGCTGCTGCAATGACCATTCCATACATTGCAGTGATCTTTATTACGCGCAGATCAGCTCTAAGCACATCCTTGTTGGCGGCAACTTCTTTGTGCATGCTCTGGATGCTGATTCTGACGGCGTCGCGAGGAGGTTTTCTTAATGTGATCTTCTCCGTTGTGCTGACCACCGTGCTTCTGCTGCGTGGTAGTTCCCGAGGCCGAATCGTTGGAATGTGTATCGCGGCAGTTCTTCTTATGGGTGTTGTTTTCGCTCCACCAGTGTTTTGGGATCGTCTTGGGACTCTGTGGAACAGCTCCGATACACCCGCGTACACAGGGCAGTTTCGTTCAGAACTGGAAGAGCTTGCGGCGGAGGAATCCACAGAAGGACGCATGGAATTGTTACATCGATCCATCCAGTACACACTGGAGCATCCGATCTTTGGCCTGGGTCTGGGGAACTTCAATCTCGTCAGTGGTGCACAACACAGCGGAGAACCGAACGCATGGATGGGCACTCACAATACGTTCACGCAGATTTCTTCTGAGGCCGGATTGCCCGCAGTCATTCTTTATGTAGTGCTTTTGAGCGCAGCAATACGCAAGATGTATCGCATCCGACGCACAGCACGCAAATGCCTCCATCGGCCTGAACTGGCGTTAATGGCGAGTGCGACTCTCGTCAGTTTGCTCTCATTTGCCTTCGGAGCCTGTGTCGCTCACTTGGCCTACGATTACTACTTTTTTTATATAGTCGCAATCGCCGCGGCCCTCCGGTGCATTGCCCGCAAATCGGATCCCTCAATCAGTAGCCGTCGAGAACAAGTTGAAAATGCTGTGCGAGTCCCCACTCTTGCCCAATGA
- a CDS encoding sugar transferase, giving the protein MLKRLLDIFGAATLIVLLLPLFIFAAVLVFIDDGAPLIHRRRVLGPTGDFDAFKFRTMRRNADLLLAANPRLLAEYQRNFKLANDPRITRVGALLRKLSIDELPQLFNVLIGQMSLVGPRMITSPELDKYGPYKSLLLSSKPGLTGYWQVFGRQSVSYEERVQMDIYYLQNWSLGMDFILLLRTPLKVLNMEGAY; this is encoded by the coding sequence ATGTTGAAGCGATTGCTAGACATTTTCGGAGCGGCGACTTTAATCGTTTTGCTTCTGCCACTCTTTATTTTTGCAGCGGTACTGGTGTTCATCGACGACGGTGCACCACTCATCCATCGCCGTCGTGTGCTTGGTCCGACAGGCGACTTTGATGCATTTAAGTTCCGCACCATGCGAAGGAATGCCGACTTACTTCTCGCCGCCAATCCTAGGTTGTTGGCGGAATACCAGCGAAACTTCAAGCTCGCAAATGATCCGCGGATCACACGAGTTGGAGCTCTGCTGCGAAAGCTCAGTATTGACGAGCTTCCCCAATTGTTCAACGTGTTGATTGGACAAATGAGCCTTGTAGGGCCACGCATGATCACTTCGCCAGAGCTGGACAAATATGGTCCCTATAAGAGTCTCTTACTTTCTTCCAAACCCGGGCTGACCGGATACTGGCAAGTCTTCGGTAGGCAATCGGTATCTTACGAAGAGAGAGTGCAGATGGATATCTATTACTTGCAGAACTGGAGTTTGGGCATGGATTTCATTCTTCTGCTCCGGACGCCGCTCAAAGTCTTGAACATGGAAGGAGCTTATTGA
- a CDS encoding SIS domain-containing protein, which translates to MQTESTLLTLVRPVSIDAAIQQPFAAAVTDTSSYFEQYGKVVAELPYAEIERVVELLLQAYERGRRVFLFGNGGSAALASHFACDLAKGTATSEASGKRFRVLALTDNIPLITAWANDASYELVFAEQLRNFIEPGDVAFGISGSGCSPNVLSALRTAREAQAVTVGLTGFKGGKMPQLCDFCVVIPSDSMQIIEDLQLGVAHAVFTVLRHRITHLMPQHASSAALAA; encoded by the coding sequence ATGCAAACTGAAAGCACATTGTTAACTCTAGTTCGGCCGGTTTCAATCGACGCCGCTATTCAGCAACCGTTCGCCGCAGCGGTCACTGATACAAGTAGTTATTTCGAACAATATGGCAAGGTCGTCGCAGAATTGCCCTACGCTGAGATTGAGCGGGTCGTAGAACTATTGCTTCAGGCGTATGAACGAGGGCGGAGAGTCTTTCTGTTTGGTAATGGTGGAAGTGCGGCATTGGCCTCTCACTTTGCGTGCGATCTTGCCAAGGGGACCGCTACCAGTGAAGCCTCAGGTAAACGCTTTCGTGTCCTTGCGTTGACCGACAATATTCCCCTGATCACGGCATGGGCTAACGACGCTTCGTATGAGCTGGTATTTGCGGAGCAACTGCGAAACTTCATTGAACCAGGTGACGTTGCTTTTGGTATCAGCGGGAGCGGCTGTTCGCCGAATGTCCTCTCAGCACTGAGGACTGCTCGCGAGGCACAAGCAGTGACAGTCGGGCTCACAGGCTTCAAAGGTGGAAAGATGCCACAATTGTGCGACTTTTGTGTTGTCATCCCATCGGACAGCATGCAGATTATTGAAGACCTACAGCTCGGTGTTGCGCACGCTGTCTTTACCGTACTCCGCCATCGGATCACGCACCTGATGCCTCAACATGCCTCTTCCGCGGCGCTCGCCGCATAG
- a CDS encoding glycosyltransferase family 2 protein, whose protein sequence is MTALHTIFWCCAIAVAYNYAGYPALLFCLSTLCQAKTDCQYLLRRTNRRCSPSTNYFPRVAILVSAYNEETVISAKVENTRELDYPNDRLEVWFGLDAPSDSTGELLKEAAGDRMRVVEFPHRRGKLAVLMDLARQTTAEIIVLTDANTMLDRQCVRNLVRHFRDPQVAAVSGEEIRKPVHKGDSGGESMYWRYESAIKILESRLNCAQGGNGAALAMRRCLFEPEAGSIVEDFQIPLELRFRGHRVVYDPEAIAIEEITPNLSAQFARRVRIGAGNYQTLFRNPHYLNPCRGLLTFTFISHRLLRWVTPLCLTVAFLCSFAMIRTTQFAIVFVIQCLFYSMAVMGYVLSKRARPISLFSLPLNFCSMNLALLLGFWAYVTGRQGATWSATPRASGLKEHIIQLDADSGVRPAA, encoded by the coding sequence ATGACTGCCCTACACACAATCTTTTGGTGCTGCGCCATCGCCGTCGCCTACAACTATGCAGGTTATCCTGCCCTACTGTTTTGCTTATCCACCTTGTGCCAGGCAAAAACAGATTGTCAGTACTTGCTTCGCCGAACTAACCGGCGATGTTCTCCTTCAACCAACTATTTTCCGCGAGTCGCAATACTGGTTTCTGCCTACAATGAAGAAACTGTTATCTCAGCAAAAGTCGAGAACACCCGGGAACTCGATTATCCAAATGATCGACTGGAAGTCTGGTTTGGCTTGGATGCACCGAGCGACTCAACAGGCGAACTTCTTAAAGAAGCTGCGGGTGACCGCATGCGCGTCGTAGAGTTCCCACATCGACGCGGCAAGTTGGCCGTCCTTATGGACTTGGCCCGGCAGACCACAGCGGAAATTATCGTTTTGACCGACGCCAATACCATGCTTGATCGTCAGTGTGTACGAAATCTCGTGCGCCATTTCCGCGATCCCCAGGTCGCAGCCGTCAGCGGGGAAGAGATTCGGAAACCGGTGCACAAAGGCGACTCTGGTGGGGAGTCGATGTATTGGCGATATGAATCGGCGATAAAGATTCTCGAAAGCCGCCTCAATTGTGCACAGGGAGGTAATGGTGCAGCTCTCGCCATGCGCAGGTGCCTCTTTGAGCCGGAAGCAGGCTCAATCGTCGAAGATTTCCAAATTCCTCTTGAGCTTCGCTTTCGTGGCCACCGCGTCGTTTACGATCCGGAGGCAATTGCAATTGAGGAAATTACTCCGAATTTGTCAGCGCAGTTCGCCCGCAGAGTACGTATCGGGGCAGGCAATTATCAGACTCTATTTCGTAATCCTCATTATTTAAATCCTTGTCGCGGGCTGCTGACCTTCACATTTATTTCTCATCGACTTCTTCGGTGGGTTACGCCACTCTGCCTCACCGTTGCGTTCTTGTGCAGCTTTGCAATGATAAGAACAACACAGTTTGCAATTGTCTTTGTAATCCAATGTCTTTTCTACTCGATGGCAGTGATGGGATACGTGCTTTCAAAGCGGGCTCGGCCCATTTCGTTGTTTTCGTTACCTCTCAATTTCTGTTCGATGAATCTGGCTCTCTTGCTGGGCTTCTGGGCATATGTGACGGGGCGTCAAGGCGCAACTTGGAGCGCCACTCCACGCGCGAGCGGGTTAAAGGAACATATCATTCAGCTCGATGCCGATTCCGGTGTGCGACCAGCAGCGTAA